In Enoplosus armatus isolate fEnoArm2 chromosome 20, fEnoArm2.hap1, whole genome shotgun sequence, the sequence CATTTATGGACTGAGTGTATGCTTTATGCTTGCCAGGGCAGGACATGATATATCTTCAGTTATTCAGCTGATGTTATTCACCAGCAGTTAGAGCATTCGCAGCACGCATGCGCGAAAACGTTGCATCCTCTTAAACAAAGTTAAATCTCGCCAAAATAAAGACGTGCTAATGCGTCATTACATGAAAAAAGAACATCTCGGACTTTTCTGTATTTGCGTCAGAGATTTGTCTCCTGTGCCAACAGAGATGTCTGCTTGAATCTGAGAGCCTCGTTTTGGCGCTACAGTAAAAAACATTTGGGATATTGTGAAAGACGGAAGTGAGCACTCCTGTTTTCCGATCACGGCTGTGGACGCTGCGCATGCATGTCAGTGTTTGAATGCTTATTTGCGTGTGTTGTATATGCCTATGAGGTCTTCCCAAAGATAGTTCAGAGCTTGCATTTGCCTCCGAGTCTATCCCGCTGCGGTATGGCAGCGGCAGCAGAAGGGCCGGGGGACTGTAGCCGGAGCAGCGGCGCACCGGGAGTGCGAACAGGTGACGGGGAACCTGAGGAGGCCGAGGAGTTCACCTGCTCGGCCTACTGCACGGAGCTCTCCCGGCGGCAGAACGAGCAGAGGAAGGCGGGGCTGTTCTGCGACGTGACGCTGGTCTTCAGCTCCAGCGGGGGGTCCGGTGAGGAGAGGGTCCAGACCTTAACCGCCCACCGCTCAGTGTTATCCGCGGCGTCGCAGTACTTTACGCTGCTGCTCGGCGGACAGTTTTCAGAGTCGGTGTCGGGGCGAGTGGAGCTGAAGGAGTGGAGCTCCGCAACGGGACCAGACCCAGAAACAGTGGAGAGTGTCATACAGTTCATCTACACAGGAGAGATCAGGGTGACCACTGCCAATGTGCATGAAGTGCTGGAACTTGCTGACAGGTAATATATATTAAAACCATACATTTAATCTGAATAAGAACATTAACTTCGCACTTGCTTATACACGGAAGTGTTGGGTAGTTGTCCCACAGGCTTTATGTTTCTAGTGTTAAATGAGCCACACCTTGTCTGTATCCTCATACCAGCAGGTGTGACTTGTTTGGAGTTTACACACACCTGTAGAACTTGGCAATCCATGGTTATCCATTTTATTTAACTATCCATTAAGTTATAAGTCTGCATGTATTCAGTATAACAACAGAATGGCAGGAATATGGCTAAATTATCAGCCAAAGGCCTATGTTTGGGATAAATGATGGCCCAAGTCTTTACTATTAATCTATATGggctagggctgcaactaacgattcatcattaattaatccaaaaatggcataaaatcacaatttcccaaagagcccaagttgacatatttaaattgtttgttttgtcaaaatccCAAAGATAGGCCTATTTGGTTTGATATCCTAGAAGACTAAGAAagacaaatattcacatttgagaagctggatccAGTGAacctttgacatttttgcttaacGAAGGACTTGACTGATTCGACTGATCAATACAATTGTTGCCAATtcaaatcatttaatcattatATGAAAAATTCAGCTAGTTATCTTCCACATGTGGCCCCAAAAATACATTCTGTTTGGTAGTTGGGTTTAACAAGCACGGAAGAAACAAGAGATATTCTTTGCAATCCAAGTAAAAACTCCTGTTTCAAGGTTATATAATAGTAGTAGTGCAAGAAACATCAAGGCAATATGTCTCACCAGTACAAAAATCCAAAAGGAAACCACTACATGAAAGGTTTTCTAGCAGAGAGGGTGTCTTCCATGTTTCTACACTGCTTATTACACCTGCTTTAGTCTCTGTTGTAGTCAGTGCCACATTATACTTATTACTGCACTAAGTGATAGGCTTTACTACTAGTCCAAACTCCACTTTTATACATGAATGTTCTGATAATTATGACATGTTCAAACAGGTTCCTGTTGGCGCAGCTGAAGTCCTTCTGCGGAGAGTTTCTGATCAATAAATTGAGCTTGTCCAACTGTGTAGCAGTGCACAGCCTCGCCCACATGTACACCCTGGACCAGCTGGCCAAGGGAGCCGCTAAGAAGATTCGGAGAAACTTCCACAAAGTTATCCGCAACGAGGAATTCTACACGCTGCCGTTTCACCTGGTGCGGGACTGGCTGTCAGACTCAGAAATCACTGTGGATTCGGAGCAGGAGTTGTTTGAGGCCATCGTAAAATGGGTGCACCAAAACACGGAGGAGCGGGAGCAGCATTTTGAGGAGCTGTTCAGGCTTTTAAGGCTGCCTCAGATTGCTCCGACCTACCTGACACGGGTGGTGAGAAAGGAGCCCTTAGTGGCAAACAATGCAGCTTGTCGGCAGCTGGTGTCTGACGCCCTTGAGGCCCACGCTGTTCGCCTCGAGAGCCTCAAGTCGGCTGATTTAGAGCCCTGTGCCTCCTACAAGGCAGCAATCCAGCCACGGTTTGGACAGAACATGGATGTAATCATGGTAGTGGGTGGTGTTTCAGAAGGCGGAGACTatttgagtgagtgtgtgggcTATTTTGTTGCTGAGGACCGTTGGGTCAACCTGCCACACATTCACAACCACCTTGACGGACATGCCATCGCAGTCACTGACAGCCATGTTTATGTGGCAGGCTCCATGGAGCCAGGCTTCGCCAAGACGGTGGAGCGCTACAACCCCAACCTCAACTCCTGGGAGCAGGTCAGCAGCCTGACCACCCGCAAGCACTCCTTCGGCCTCACATGTGTCAAAGACATACTTTACAGCATTGGTGGTCACGGCAACTTCAGTCCAGGCTTTAAAGATGTTACTGTGTACGAGCCTGAGCAGGACGAGTGGCAAAATCTTGACCCAGCACCAAAGATACTACGAGATGTAAAAACGGTGAGCGTGGAGGACCGCTACGTGTACGTGATGGCCAGGACCCCTGTGGACATGGACAATGAGGATGGACTGAGCACTGTGACCACTTGCTACGATACAGAGAATCACAAGTGGCAGGAAGTGGACTCCTTACCACTCATCGATAATTACTGTAGTTTTCAAATGGCTGTTGCATCCACCAACTTCTACCACACGGCTTCCTGTTGCGCCAAGAGCTACAAGGTAACAGTGGAGGCCGCTCAGCAGAAGATAAGCAGAAACATCTCTGACGACATCCTCGACAGCCTCCCTCCAGAGGTCCTCAGCATGGAAGGTGCAGCTGTTTGCTACCTGGGTGAAGACATATTCATCATTGGCGGGTGGAGGAATAGCAACAACATGGACAAGCAGTACCGCAAGGAAGCCTACCGTTACTGCGCTGAGAGGAAGCGCTGGATGCTGCTGCCACCCCTGCCTCAGCCGCGCTGCCGAGCCGCAGCCTCTCACGTTCGCATCCCGTACCAGTATCTTCACGGCTGCCAGCACTACCCCATGCCCCAGAACCTGGCCCGCCAGCGAGACCGCATGCAGCAGATGCAGCAGCTCCATCGCCGCACCCTCACTCTGCGCAGACAGCTGCAGTCTCAAATTGAATGTTGAGATTGAAAGCTGCACGGCATTCTGCCTTTTCTAGCTAGCACTTAATCTTTTGCTAAATGCCTTGCTGTTACCGCAAAACATTAATcttattttttgcctttattgagGTGAAATGTCTGCATGGGTTTACCGGGGGCTGGTTAGCAGGAAAGAATTATTATCAGTCTTACATAATCATTTTGGCCTTACATTATTAGCTTATGCCTTACTTTTATTCTGCTAGTAAATTAT encodes:
- the klhl11 gene encoding kelch-like protein 11, coding for MSVFECLFACVVYAYEVFPKIVQSLHLPPSLSRCGMAAAAEGPGDCSRSSGAPGVRTGDGEPEEAEEFTCSAYCTELSRRQNEQRKAGLFCDVTLVFSSSGGSGEERVQTLTAHRSVLSAASQYFTLLLGGQFSESVSGRVELKEWSSATGPDPETVESVIQFIYTGEIRVTTANVHEVLELADRFLLAQLKSFCGEFLINKLSLSNCVAVHSLAHMYTLDQLAKGAAKKIRRNFHKVIRNEEFYTLPFHLVRDWLSDSEITVDSEQELFEAIVKWVHQNTEEREQHFEELFRLLRLPQIAPTYLTRVVRKEPLVANNAACRQLVSDALEAHAVRLESLKSADLEPCASYKAAIQPRFGQNMDVIMVVGGVSEGGDYLSECVGYFVAEDRWVNLPHIHNHLDGHAIAVTDSHVYVAGSMEPGFAKTVERYNPNLNSWEQVSSLTTRKHSFGLTCVKDILYSIGGHGNFSPGFKDVTVYEPEQDEWQNLDPAPKILRDVKTVSVEDRYVYVMARTPVDMDNEDGLSTVTTCYDTENHKWQEVDSLPLIDNYCSFQMAVASTNFYHTASCCAKSYKVTVEAAQQKISRNISDDILDSLPPEVLSMEGAAVCYLGEDIFIIGGWRNSNNMDKQYRKEAYRYCAERKRWMLLPPLPQPRCRAAASHVRIPYQYLHGCQHYPMPQNLARQRDRMQQMQQLHRRTLTLRRQLQSQIEC